GCGCAGGGCACGCCGACGACCCCGGCGGCGCCCAAGGCCGACGCCAAGGCGCAGGTCAAGGCCGCGGCGGGCAAGGCGGCGGCCACGGCGGGCAAGACGGAGGTGACGTGGTGGGGCCACGCCGCCTTCGTGCTGAAGACGCCGGGCGGCGCGACCATCGCCATCGACCCGTGGTTCACCAACCCCAAGGCGCCGCAGGGCGCCACCTGGCCGGAGGCGGTGGACGCCATCCTCGTGTCCCACGGCCACTTCGACCATGTGGGTGAGACGAAGGCCCTGGCCCAGAAGACGAGCGCCAAGGTGTACGGCTCCTTCGAGTTGGTGAACCTCCTGGGGCTGCCGGAGGCGCAGGCCGTGGGCGCCAACGCGGGCGGGACGTTCACCGTGAAGGACGCCACCATCCACCTGGTGGAGGCGGTCCACTCCAGCAGCTACCAGGCGGACCCGAAGGCCGCGTCGCAGTACGCGGGCGCGCCCCTGGGCTTCGTCATCGAAATCGCCAACGGCCCCACGCTGTACCACGCGGGTGACACCGGGGCCTTCCAGTCCATGGCCCTCATCACGGAGCAGTTCAAGCCCACCGTGGCCCTGCTCCCCATTGGCGGCCACTTCACCATGGACCCCGCGCAGGCCGCCGTCGCCGCGAAGCTGCTGAAGGTGAAGACCGTGGTGCCCATGCACTACGGCACCTTCCCCGCCCTGGCCGGCACCCCGGACGCGCTCACCACCGAGCTGAAGAAGACCCGGGCCTCCACCAAGGTGCTCACCCTGGAGCCGGGCAAGGCCACCGCGCTGTAGGCCTTCCGGGTTCACTTCGAGCGCCCGTCCGCCCTGGGTGGACGGGCGCTCTGTTTTTTCCACCAGGCATCAGCATCCGTTGCCGGACGCCTGCGTGCGCCCGGGGTCGAGTGGCATCCCGGAGGCGGCTGGGTTATTCCCCGCCTCAGCGCGCCCGAGGGGGAAGCTCCGGCCGCGCGCTTTCGAGGGGTGTACCGGTGTCGGTGCTGGTTTTTGGAAGGGGGACCTGGCTGGCCGCGCTCCTGACGGACGTGGTCGCCGCGCATGCGCGCTCCCCTTCGCCCGTCCCTGCCCCTCCGCTTCCGGACGCCGCCTCCTCCGGCCGGGCCCGGGGCCGCGCCTTCTTGCGCCGCACGCTGCGCGCGTCCGGGCTCGTCTACGGCACGCCCGTGCCGCTGCCGTCGCCAGTGGACGGCGGTGAGCCCTTCGACGTGCCCGCTCGCGCGGTGGAGGACGAGCTGTTCCATGCCGTGGTGCGCACGCTGGCGCGCATGGCGCTGGACCTGGCGCGGGTGATGGACGCGCCGGAGGGCCCCCGGGTGGAGCAGTTGCTGGTGCTCTTCGCGGTGCTGGCGGGCGAGCTGGACCTGGCCATGGCGCTGGACGCGCGGCTTCAGGCGGGGCTGCCGGTGCCCCGGCGGATGGTGGGCCGGGTGGAGGATGCGCTCGACAAGCGGGCTCCGTCGCTGGCCGGGGATCCGGTGTACGGGCTGGTGCTGCACAACGGCGCGCAGTACGCGGACGCGCAGCTGTTCTGCCGGCAGGCCATTGATTTGTTCTCGAGCGGGCGGCTGTCTCGCGCGACGGCCGAGCGGCGGCGGGACTTCGCGGCGCGGCAGAAGGCGCTGCTCGTGGACGTGCTCACGGCGCTCGCGTGCGTGGACCGAGAACCCAGCGCGCCCGCGCGCCGCGCCATCCTCCGGCAGGTGGAGGGGCTGAAGCTGCCGCACGCGCTGGAGGGCGAGGTGAAGGCCGCGGTGCGCCAGTCCTTCGAGCGCAAGCGCGACGTGCGGGACGTGGTGCGCCGCGTGCGCAGCGTGGACATGCGCCACCTGCTGCTGGAGCAGGCGCTGCTGGCGGCGCTGGTGGACGGCCGGCGGACGCGGCGGGAGCGGGCCTTCATCGACACGCTGGCGGGCGCGCTGCACGTGCCCCACGCGGAGCTGCGCCGTCTGGAATTGGAGATGGCGGAGTTCTACGCGCGGCACCGCTCGCTGGTGGATGTCTTCACCGTGTCGGACGCGGCGGGCGCCATGGGCGAGGAGCTCATGGGCGGCATGCAGGAGACGCTGGAGAAGAACTTCCACCGGCTCATGCAGGAGGCGCGCGAGACGGGCGACCTGGCGGTGCTGCTCACCAAGGCGGCGCGGCGCCAGAAGCTCACCGCCGACGAGCGCCAGCGCATGCGCGCGCAGCTCATCGACGTGGCGAAGGCCATCCCCGCGCTGGCCATCTTCGCCGCGCCGGGCGGCATCCTGCTGCTGGCGGCGCTGGCGAAGGTGCTGCCCTTCAGCCTGCTGCCCAGCGCCTTCCAGGACGGCCCCGCGGTGGACGCCTCCGACGACGAGGACACCCTGGAGCGCGAGGCCGTCTGACGCCCCCGTGGGACGCGCGGCGCGGGACTACTCCGCCGTGAGGGTGACGCGCAGGTGCTGGGTCAGCGGCGTGCCGTAGCGCGA
The sequence above is drawn from the Corallococcus sp. NCRR genome and encodes:
- a CDS encoding metal-dependent hydrolase; protein product: MGNKLKAVVVSAVLGVAGAAFAQGTPTTPAAPKADAKAQVKAAAGKAAATAGKTEVTWWGHAAFVLKTPGGATIAIDPWFTNPKAPQGATWPEAVDAILVSHGHFDHVGETKALAQKTSAKVYGSFELVNLLGLPEAQAVGANAGGTFTVKDATIHLVEAVHSSSYQADPKAASQYAGAPLGFVIEIANGPTLYHAGDTGAFQSMALITEQFKPTVALLPIGGHFTMDPAQAAVAAKLLKVKTVVPMHYGTFPALAGTPDALTTELKKTRASTKVLTLEPGKATAL
- a CDS encoding TerB family tellurite resistance protein, translated to MSVLVFGRGTWLAALLTDVVAAHARSPSPVPAPPLPDAASSGRARGRAFLRRTLRASGLVYGTPVPLPSPVDGGEPFDVPARAVEDELFHAVVRTLARMALDLARVMDAPEGPRVEQLLVLFAVLAGELDLAMALDARLQAGLPVPRRMVGRVEDALDKRAPSLAGDPVYGLVLHNGAQYADAQLFCRQAIDLFSSGRLSRATAERRRDFAARQKALLVDVLTALACVDREPSAPARRAILRQVEGLKLPHALEGEVKAAVRQSFERKRDVRDVVRRVRSVDMRHLLLEQALLAALVDGRRTRRERAFIDTLAGALHVPHAELRRLELEMAEFYARHRSLVDVFTVSDAAGAMGEELMGGMQETLEKNFHRLMQEARETGDLAVLLTKAARRQKLTADERQRMRAQLIDVAKAIPALAIFAAPGGILLLAALAKVLPFSLLPSAFQDGPAVDASDDEDTLEREAV